A DNA window from Camelina sativa cultivar DH55 chromosome 13, Cs, whole genome shotgun sequence contains the following coding sequences:
- the LOC104736684 gene encoding flap endonuclease 1 isoform X1, which yields MGIKGLTKLLADNAPSCMKEQKFESYFGRKIAVDASMSIYQFLIVVGRTGTEMLTNEAGEVTSHLQGMFNRTIRLLEAGIKPVYVFDGKPPELKRQELAKRYSKRADATADLTGAIEAGNKEDIEKYSKRTVKVTKQHNDDCKRLLRLMGVPVVEATSEAEAQCAALCKSGKVYGVASEDMDSLTFGAPKFLRHLMDPSSRKIPVMEFEVAKILEELQLTMDQFIDLCILSGCDYCDSIRGIGGQTALKLIRQHGSIETILENINKERYQIPEEWPYNEARRLFKEPDILTDEEQLDIKWTSPDEEGIVQFLVNENGFNIDRVTKAIEKIKTAKNKSSQGRLESFFKPVANSSVPAKRKGTKCLLQQYKPAISNKVFSLHAFGWNTSNKIASIKLFSLPRGSDLSVQVAGGGLGTRI from the exons ATGGGTATCAAG ggtttaacgAAGCTTTTAGCCGACAATGCGCCAAGTTGtatgaaagaacaaaaatttgaGAGCTATTTTGGTCGGAAAATCGCCGTTGATGCTAGCATGAGCATCTACCAATTCCTT ATTGTGGTAGGGAGAACTGGGACTGAAATGCTCACTAATGAAGCTGGTGAAGTCACTAG CCATTTACAAGGGATGTTTAATCGAACGATTCGTCTTCTAGAAGCTGGGATTAAGCCTGT ATATGTTTTCGATGGAAAGCCCCCGGAGTTAAAGAGACAAGAACTGGCAAAacg TTACTCCAAGAGAGCTGATGCAACTGCAGATTTGACTGGTGCAATTGAG GCAGGAAACAAGGAGGACATTGAGAAGTACAGCAAACGGACTGTCAAG GTGACAAAACAGCACAATGACGACTGCAAAAGACTCTTGAGACTCATGGGGGTGCCTGTTGTTGAG GCCACTTCCGAAGCTGAAGCGCAATGTGCTGCACTTTGCAAGTCAGGAAAG GTTTATGGTGTGGCTTCTGAAGATATGGATTCCTTGACTTTTGGAGCTCCTAAGTTTCTTCGCCATCTGATGGATCCTAGTTCCAGAAAGATCCCTGTCATGGAATTTGAAGTTGCTAAG ATTTTAGAAGAGCTTCAACTTACCATGGATCAGTTCATCGACTTGTGCATATTGTCAGGGTGTGACTATTGTGACAGCATCCGAG GTATCGGAGGGCAGACTGCCCTAAAGCTCATTCGCCAGCATGGATCTATTGAGACCATACttgaaaatataaacaaagaaag GTATCAAATACCTGAGGAATGGCCATATAATGAAGCTCGGAGACTTTTCAAAGAACCTGATATCTTAACAGATGAAGAGCAGCTTGATATTAAGTGGACCTCTCCAGATGAAGAG GGTATAGTTCAGTTTTTGGTGAATGAAAATGGATTCAACATTGATAGGGTAACAAAG gccatagagaaaattaaaactgCGAAGAACAAATCATCCCAGGGCAG GCTGGAATCATTTTTCAAGCCAGTTGCTAACTCATCCGTGCCTGCTAAGAGAAAG GGTACCAAATGTTTGCTCCAGCAGTATAAACCAGCTATCAGCAATAAAGTATTTTCTCTACATGCTTTTGGATGGAACACCTCCAATAAAATTGCTAGCATTAAGCTGTTCTCTCTACCTCGGGGTTCCGACCTGTCTGTTCAAGTGGCTGGAGGTGGCTTAGGCACAAGAATTTAA
- the LOC104736684 gene encoding flap endonuclease 1 isoform X2: MGIKGLTKLLADNAPSCMKEQKFESYFGRKIAVDASMSIYQFLIVVGRTGTEMLTNEAGEVTSHLQGMFNRTIRLLEAGIKPVYVFDGKPPELKRQELAKRYSKRADATADLTGAIEAGNKEDIEKYSKRTVKVTKQHNDDCKRLLRLMGVPVVEATSEAEAQCAALCKSGKVYGVASEDMDSLTFGAPKFLRHLMDPSSRKIPVMEFEVAKILEELQLTMDQFIDLCILSGCDYCDSIRGIGGQTALKLIRQHGSIETILENINKERYQIPEEWPYNEARRLFKEPDILTDEEQLDIKWTSPDEEGIVQFLVNENGFNIDRVTKAIEKIKTAKNKSSQGRLESFFKPVANSSVPAKRKEIPESTTKGAANKKTKGGGGRKKK, translated from the exons ATGGGTATCAAG ggtttaacgAAGCTTTTAGCCGACAATGCGCCAAGTTGtatgaaagaacaaaaatttgaGAGCTATTTTGGTCGGAAAATCGCCGTTGATGCTAGCATGAGCATCTACCAATTCCTT ATTGTGGTAGGGAGAACTGGGACTGAAATGCTCACTAATGAAGCTGGTGAAGTCACTAG CCATTTACAAGGGATGTTTAATCGAACGATTCGTCTTCTAGAAGCTGGGATTAAGCCTGT ATATGTTTTCGATGGAAAGCCCCCGGAGTTAAAGAGACAAGAACTGGCAAAacg TTACTCCAAGAGAGCTGATGCAACTGCAGATTTGACTGGTGCAATTGAG GCAGGAAACAAGGAGGACATTGAGAAGTACAGCAAACGGACTGTCAAG GTGACAAAACAGCACAATGACGACTGCAAAAGACTCTTGAGACTCATGGGGGTGCCTGTTGTTGAG GCCACTTCCGAAGCTGAAGCGCAATGTGCTGCACTTTGCAAGTCAGGAAAG GTTTATGGTGTGGCTTCTGAAGATATGGATTCCTTGACTTTTGGAGCTCCTAAGTTTCTTCGCCATCTGATGGATCCTAGTTCCAGAAAGATCCCTGTCATGGAATTTGAAGTTGCTAAG ATTTTAGAAGAGCTTCAACTTACCATGGATCAGTTCATCGACTTGTGCATATTGTCAGGGTGTGACTATTGTGACAGCATCCGAG GTATCGGAGGGCAGACTGCCCTAAAGCTCATTCGCCAGCATGGATCTATTGAGACCATACttgaaaatataaacaaagaaag GTATCAAATACCTGAGGAATGGCCATATAATGAAGCTCGGAGACTTTTCAAAGAACCTGATATCTTAACAGATGAAGAGCAGCTTGATATTAAGTGGACCTCTCCAGATGAAGAG GGTATAGTTCAGTTTTTGGTGAATGAAAATGGATTCAACATTGATAGGGTAACAAAG gccatagagaaaattaaaactgCGAAGAACAAATCATCCCAGGGCAG GCTGGAATCATTTTTCAAGCCAGTTGCTAACTCATCCGTGCCTGCTAAGAGAAAG
- the LOC104736685 gene encoding pectin acetylesterase 10 yields MWKLFLLGFVVAGLVLGNEANGYFEFNVTELDRIEELEFGFSKFSSNFNPLMVGLTLIRGAGSKGAVCLDGTLPGYHLHRGHGFGANSWLIQLEGGGWCDNIRNCVYRKKSRRGSSNYMEKQIQFTGILSNKAQENPDFFNWNRVKLRYCDGGSFSGDSQNKAARLQFRGEKIWRAAMEDLKAKGMRNAKQALLSGCSAGGLAVILRCDEFRNLFSRYTKVKCLSDAGLFLDTPDVSGGHTIRNLYNGVVQLQGVKNNLPHLCTNHLNPTSCFFPQNLISQMKTPLFIVNAAYDIWQIQSSIAPPSADPSGYWHECRLNHGRCTPAQIRFLQGFRNQMLRAVTGFSKMKKNGLFINSCFSHCQTERQDTWFADNSPVIHKKAVAIAVGDWYFDRAEVKLIDCPYPCDRSCHNLVFR; encoded by the exons ATGTGGAAGCTATTCTTGTTAGGTTTTGTAGTTGCAGGACTGGTTCTTGGGAATGAGGCAAATGGGTATTTTGAGTTCAATGTCACTGAGTTAGATCGCATTGAGGAATTAGAGTTTGGTTTCTCCAAATTTAGTTCCAATTTCAACCCATTAATGGTTGGTCTCACACTTATCAGAGGAGCTGGTTCCAAAGGAGCTG TTTGTTTGGATGGTACATTGCCTGGATATCACTTACATCGTGGACATGGATTTGGAGCCAATAGCTGGCTCATTCAATTAGAG GGAGGAGGATGGTGTGACAATATAAGGAACTGTGTATACCGAAAGAAGTCTCGTCGTGGTTCTTCTAACTATATGGAGAAACAGATACAGTTTACAGGAATACTTAGCAATAAAGCTCAAGAAAATCCAg ACTTTTTCAACTGGAATAGAGTAAAGCTTCGTTACTGCGATGGTGGTTCCTTTAGCGGAGATAGTCAGAACAAG GCTGCACGGCTTCAGTTTAGAGGAGAGAAGATATGGAGAGCTGCAATGGAAGATTTGAAAGCAAAGGGAATGCGTAATGCCAAGCAG GCACTTTTATCTGGATGCTCTGCAGGTGGTCTAGCAGTGATTTTACGTTGTGACGAATTCAGAAATTTGTTTTCAAGATATACCAAAGTCAAATGCTTAAGTGATGCTGGCTTGTTCTTGGACAC GCCTGATGTTTCCGGTGGTCACACGATAAGAAACCTATACAATGGTGTTGTGCAGTTGCAG GGAGTGAAGAACAATTTGCCACATTTGTGCACAAACCATCTCAATCCAACCTCT TGTTTCTTCCCTCAAAACTTGATCAGTCAGATGAAAACTCCTCTTTTTATTGTCAATGCAGCTTATGATATTTGGCAG ATTCAAAGCAGTATAGCTCCACCAAGTGCAGATCCTAGTGGTTACTGGCATGAATGCAGATTGAACCATGGCAGATGTACTCCAGCACAAATCCGGTTCTTGCAAG ggtttagaaatcagatgttgagagCTGTAACCGGATTCTCGAAAATGAAAAAGAACGGTTTGTTTATCAATTCTTGCTTTTCTCATTGCCAAACCGAAAGGCAAGACACTTGGTTCGCCGATAATTCTCCTGTTATCCACAAAAAG GCGGTGGCGATAGCGGTTGGAGATTGGTACTTCGATAGAGCTGAAGTGAAGCTAATAGACTGTCCGTACCCATGTGATAGGAGCTGCCACAATCTGGTCTTCAGATGA
- the LOC104736686 gene encoding transcription factor MYB86, whose protein sequence is MGRHSCCFKQKLRKGLWSPEEDEKLLNYITRHGHGCWSSVPKLAGLQRCGKSCRLRWINYLRPDLKRGAFSQDEESLIIELHAALGNRWSQIATRLPGRTDNEIKNFWNSCLKKKLRRKGIDPTTHKPLVTSELQTLNVIDHKLTSSEVVKSTGSINNPHDQSMVVSSQSGPWWFPATTTTTNQNAAFCFSSSNTTPTVSDQIVSLISSMSTSSSPTPMTSNFNPAPNNWEQQLNYCNTIPSQSNSIYSAFFGNHYTEASQVMNTNNNNNPVVDHHHQDMKSWASEIFHYTEQNQSSETGLEAEVKPDIAKYYWRSASSSSSPNQEAATLLHDADVEVYGKNIQKLNSMVFDQSL, encoded by the exons ATGGGAAGACATTCTTGTTGTTTTAAGCAGAAGCTAAGAAAAGGCCTTTGGTCTCCTGAAGAAGACGAGAAACTTCTCAATTACATCACTAGACATGGTCATGGCTGTTGGAGTTCTGTCCCTAAACTCGCAG GTTTGCAAAGATGTGGGAAGAGTTGTAGACTTAGGTGGATAAATTATTTGAGACCAGATTTAAAGAGAGGAGCTTTCTCACAAGACGAAGAAAGCTTGATCATTGAGCTCCATGCTGCATTAGGCAACAG ATGGTCTCAAATCGCAACTCGGTTACCGGGAAGAACAGACAACGAGATCAAAAACTTCTGGAACTCATGTCttaagaagaagctgaggagaAAAGGcattgatccaacaacac ataAACCCCTAGTAACAAGCGAGCTTCAAACTCTTAACGTCATAGACCACAAGTTGACGTCATCAGAAGTAGTAAAGTCAACGGGTTCCATAAACAACCCACATGATCAGTCGATGGTCGTCTCATCCCAATCAGGTCCATGGTGGTTCCCGGCTACTACAACCACAACTAatcaaaacgctgcgttttgttTCAGTTCAAGTAATACTACTCCAACAGTTTCAGACCAGATCGTATCTTTAATCTCTTCGATGTCCACGTCATCATCTCCGACACCAATGACTTCAAACTTCAATCCTGCTCCAAACAACTGGGAACAACAACTCAACTACTGCAACACAATTCCATCTCAGAGCAACAGTATCTACAGTGCCTTCTTTGGTAATCATTACACAGAAGCTAGCCAAGTCATGAAcactaacaataataataatccagtggtggatcatcatcatcaagacaTGAAGTCATGGGCATCAGAGATTTTTCATTACACAGAACAAAACCAAAGCTCGGAAACTGGTTTAGAAGCAGAAGTGAAGCCAGACATAGCCAAGTACTACTGGAGATCagcatcatcatcgtcgtcaccAAACCAAGAAGCTGCAACATTGCTGCATGATGCTGACGTTGAGGTGTACGGTAAGAATATACAAAAACTTAATAGCATGGTGTTTGATCAGAGCCTTTAG